GATTACGAACACTTTACCAAGTGCGTGTGTGAAGGCACCAGGCGTCGTAGACGCAGAAGGAAGGAGTAGTCATGCATCGGCGAAAGCCGGGGCGCGGCCCGTAGGCCCGCGACACCTTGTTTCCAAAGCGGGGATGGATCGTTGTTGGAGCAATCGCCGGGACCGGGATTCCGCCGGGACCGGAGTTTCTCATCAACCATCCTCCCCGCTTATGGTGTGTCGATCCGGAACCGTGCGGTCTTCGACGATTCCCGTGGGCTGGTAACCCGGCATTAAGGTATTGACAATCGCCGGTCGTCACGTACGTTACGAAGAGCCGGAAGGAGTTCACCGCGAAGGAGTTCACCGCATGGAGATGACTTACCCGCGGCGACAGACGCGTGAAGTACGCGTAGGAAATGTCACGGTCGGCGGCGCGCATCCGATTGCCGTGCAATCGATGATCACGGAGAACACGCGGGACGTGGCGGCGTGTGTGGATGCGATCGTCCGTTTGCACGAACTCGGTTGTGAAATCGTGCGGGTGACCACGCCTACGCTGGCGGATGCCCACAGCCTGCGCGAAATCAAGCATACCCTCGACCTGCGGGGCGTGAACGTGCCCCTGGTTGCCGATGTGCATCACCAAGGCACCCGGATAGCCGAGGAAGTCGCCCGGTCCGTCGACAAGGTTCGTATCAACCCGGGCCTTTTCGTGTTCCAGCGGCTGGTCGATACCATCGAGTACACCCAGGAAGAATTCGAAGCGGCAAGACGGAAAGTGGAGGAAGACCTGGCACCGGTTATCGAGGTCTGCCGGGAGCGGGACATCGCCATGCGCATCGGCGTGAACCACGGCTCCCTGTCGGACCGCATGACGGTGACCTATGGAGACACGCCACTCGGCATGGTGGAGTCCGCGCTGGAATTCATCCGGGTCTGCGAGGCCCGGGACTACCGAAACCTGATCGTTTCGCTCAAGGCGTCCCGCGTGCCCGTCATGATCCAGGCCAACCGGCTCATGGCGAGCCGTATGGACGAAGAAGGCATGGACTATCCCCTGCATCTCGGCGTCACCGAGGCCGGCGACGGCGAGTATGCCAGGATCAAGTCCACATCGGGCATCGGCACGCTGCTGGCCGAAGGGCTCGGTGACACCATCCGCGTATCACTCGCCGAGGATCCGGCCAACGAAATCCCGGTCTGTTACGATATCCTCCAGTCGCTGGGCCTGCGCCGCACCAAGGTCGAGTTCATCGCATGTCCTTCCTGCGGGCGGACCAAGTTCAACCTGGAAAACGTGCTGGCGGAAGTAAAGGCGGCCACCGACCACCTCGCGGGCCTCGATATCGCGGTCATGGGATGCATCGTCAATGGTCCCGGAGAGATGGCCGATGCCGACTACGGCTATGTCGGACGGGCCAACGGGATCATCTCGCTTTACCGAGGGCGGGAATGCGTCAAGATGAGCGTTCCGCAGGAACAAGGTGTCCACGAACTGGTCGACCTGATCAAATCGGATGGCCGTTGGGTAGATCCTTAGCCGGCGGACGATCCCTTGTCCGGTGGACGGTCCCGATTCAGCATTTCCATGACATCCTGCAGTTCGAATACGAAACCGAACGCCAGGGCGACCCGCCACAGTGATCCGCCACAGCACGAAGCCCCCGGCCGTTTCCGTTACCGCCGTTTCCCCGTAGTCCCCGGGCGCTTCCCCGCAGACTTCCGTGCTTACGAATAACCCATGCGTGATCCCACTCGCGCCTCATGGCAAGGCGCGAGTGGTCGGTGTCGATCCTCACTTGCAAACGCTGCCGTTTCGAGGCGAACGGGAATCGAATATCGGTTGACCCAGAGGCCGAGATTCATTAATTTGTTGCTTTCACGGCGCGCAAATCCCGGAGTCCGAGCTTTCCCCATCCTGTTTGCAGGAGGTCGTACTGCATGCCTGACACGTTGACGGTCATCGACAACCGGACCGGCAAGAAATACGAGATCCCGATCCAGTACGGGACCTATCCCAGGTACGGCGCCGCGATCCCCACCACGGTCTTTCGACAGATCAAGGTGTCCGAAGACGACTTCGGGCTGCTGGGTTACGACCCGGCATTCACCAACACCGCCTCCTGCCGGAGCAGCATAACCCACATCGACGGGGAAAAGGGTATCCTGCGTTACCGGGGCTACCCCATCGAGGACCTGGCGGTCCAAAGTTCCTTTTTGGAAGTCGCCTTCCTGATCGTCCACGGCATGCTGCCGACCCGGACCGAGCTGGACGAATGGTCCTACGACATCACCCATCACGCGATCGTCCATGAGAATATCAAGAAGTTCATGGACGGGTTCCGTTACGACGCCCATCCCATGGGGATCCTGATCAGCACGGTCGCCGCGCTTTCCACTTTCTACCCGGAAGCGAAGCAGATCCGCGACGCGGCCATCCGCAACGAACAGATCCACCGGCTCATCGCCAAGATTCCGACCATCGCGGCCTTCGCATACCGGCACAGCCAGGGGTTCCCCTACACCTATCCGGACAACGGCCTGGGGTACTGCGGAAACTTCCTGTCCATGATGTACAAGATGACGGAGAAATACACCCCCGATCCCGTGCTGGAAAAGGCCCTGGACGTGGTATTCATCCTGCACGTGGACCACGAGCAGAACTGCAGCGCCAACGCGATGCGGAGCGTCGGCAGTTCGCTGCCCGATCCCTACGTGTCCGTGGCCGCCGCCGCCGCCGGCCTGTACGGTCCGCTGCACGGCGGCGCGAACGAGCAGGTGCTGCACATGCTGCAGGAAATCGGGCACATCAGCCGCGTGCCCGCTTACATCAAGAAGGTCAAACAGGGTGATATACGGCTCATGGGGTTCGGCCACCGGGTGTACAAGAACTACGATCCCCGGGCCAAGATCCTCAAGGAGATGACCCACCGGGTACTGGGCGTGACCGAGAAGAACACGCTGCTGGACGTCGCCGTGGAACTCGAGCGGATCGCCCTTGAAGACGATTATTTCGTCAACCGGCAACTCTATCCGAACGTCGACTTCTATTCGGGTCTCATCTACCAGGCCATGGGTTTTCCGCTCGAAATGTTCCCGGTGCTCTTCGCCATACCCCGCACCGTGGGCTGGCTGGCCCAGTGGGCGGAGATGCTGGACGACCCGGAGCAGAAAATCGCCCGTCCCCGCCAGATCTATACCGGCGACGACGTCTGTCAGTACGTTCCGATCGAAGACCGTTAGCCAGGCGGCAGTGCGGTAGCGTCTCACCTGGCCGTGGGGTTCTCGGCTCTCACACGCCCGTCAGCTTCGCGGCACCCATCTGTAGGCTTCCCTGCTGTTCTTACCCATGATTTTTTCCAGGGCTTCCGAACCTCTCGGTTCGAAGCAGGCCATGGCCAGTGCCTGCACCTGGCGGTAGGAAGCGAATCTCCAGGATACCGGCCAGTTGCTGGCATAAAGCAGCCGGCTCTCCCCGAAGGCGTTCCAGAGCACATCGAGGACCGGTTTATAGTAGGCCGGGTCCTCCGGCGTAGGATCGTCCCGCGCCAGTTCCACCATGCCCGATATCTTGCAGAATACGTTGGGATAGGCCGCGGCGGAGGTGATGCCGGCGATCCATTCCTCGTCCGGGCGGCCGCCGGTTACCGGCACGTGGGCGAGGTGGTTCAGCACGATCCTGAGACCGGGGAAACGGTCGGCGCAGGCGGTCACCCCGGCCAGCCACTCCTTGCCCACGAGCAGATCCAGCGTGAGGTCGTGGGCGGCGAGTTGATCCAGTGCCTTGAGATACGCCGGATCTTCGACGGGCACCTTCCCCAACCGGATGCCGTAGAAGAGGTCATGGGCGGCAAAACGGTCCAGGTCGGATTCGAAATCTTCGTCCGGTGGTTCCAGGTGACCCACCAGGCCCAGGAGGAAGGGGTCTTCCTCGGCCAGGTCCAGTATCCACCGGTTGTCCTCCACCCAGGCGCTGGCTTCCACCACGACCGTGCCCGTGACGCCTTCGGACCGCGCCTCGCCCTTGAAGTCCTCCGGCATGATGCGCCGGTACAGGAACGCGTCGCCGGGATCGGGCCAGGGCACGCCTTGCGGCCGGGTGGGATCGTAAAAGTGGGTGTGGGTGTCGACGATCAATCCGCGTTCCTTTCCGTGACCTTTCGGCAACTCTCGAAAAAATCCGCATTGGACGCCGAGAATCCGAACTGCTGCTCGACCTCGCGGACCGCGATTTCCGTTACGAAAAGCTGATCCAGCGTGTCCGGGAACTCGACGCCCGCGGTGCAGTCGCGCAGGAAAACGATATTGTATCCGTACCGGGCCATGGCCCGTATGCCGTAGTCCCTGCCCAGGACGCACCAGTTGGTGGCGAAACCGGCGTAGATCAGATGGAGCACGTTCCGTTCTGCCAGCACCTCGTGCAGCTCGGCGCCGGTGGTAATCACCACGTCTTCGTCGCGGATCTCCACGGCCGGCGACACCGTCAGGCCGTCGCTGATGGGGTCCCAGTGAAGTCCGATGCCCGGGGGCTGGCTCCGGGGTCCCTGGTAGGCCTGGTACACACCTTCCCTGCTTCGAAACTCCGGGGGCGGCCAGTCCGCGCCGCCGCGCGGTGGTGCCGGCGCCGCCGGGTTCCGGGTCGACTGGGGAAACTGCCGCGCTACTTCGGGCGACGGGGCGTGGATCACCGGCAGGCCGGCCTTCCGGCTCATCTCGATGGCCGGCACGATCGCCTCCCGCGTGACCCGGGCGGCCCGTTCGATCCAGCTGTCGATGAAATGGGTGTTCCACAGGTCCACCAGGACGAGCGCCGTCTGTTCGACGGGCAGGCTCATGCGGAACTCCCGGCGGATGAAATGCTCTTCCCTGCAGGGCACGTCGGCGGGGGTGCTGTCCTGGAAATACCGCACATTCAGGTCGAGTACGGCCGGGTTATCTGCCATTTTTGCCTGCCTTCGTCTTTGGTTGTGACGGTTCCTGGTCCCCGGCCCGGCCATCTTGCTGCAATCGCTGGACGATCTCATCCACGTCGTAGACACATCCGCCCCACGCGCCGCCGCCGGCCTGCTGCAGTGCTGCCCAGAGCCGGGTGTCGTCGGGCAGATTCGGGTCGACGGCCAGGTCGTTCCTCGGCGAACGCCCGGCGAGCAGCCGGCTGCCCTCTTCCACGCCGAACGTGCGGTCCCCGCTGCCGACCAGGTTGATGGATCCGGTCAGTTTGTTCCGGTCGATGACGATTTCCACCAGGTCGCCGTCGATGAGCTTTCCGATGGGGCCGCCCGCCAGGGCCTCGGGACCGACGTGGCCGATGCAGGCGCCCGTCGAGATGCCGGAGAACCGGGCGTCGGTCACCACGGCGACGTGCTTTCCGAAGGACAGGTGCCTCAGCGCCGCGGTGATCTGGTAGGTCTCCTCCATCCCGGCGCCCATGGGACCCCGGCAGATGAGCACCAGCACGTCGCCGGGCTTGACCCGGTCCTCGTTTCGGCTCTTGATGGCGGCGATGGCGTCCCGTTCCCGCGTGAAGACCCGCGCGGGTCCCGTTTTCCGGAACACCCCGTCCGGATCGACGACGTCCGGGTCGATGGCCGTGCTCTTGATGACCGATCCCTCCGGCGCGAGGTTTCCCACGGGAAAGGTCACCGTGCTGGTCAAACCCCGGCTTCGCGCGCGGTCGGGGGACATGATCACGTCGTCCGGGTCGATCCCGTCCACCTTCTTGAGGCGCTCGCGGACCAGCCGCCGCCTGTCGGACGCCTGCCACCAGTCCAGGACCTCGCCCAGGGTTGTCCCGGCCGCGGTCAGTACCGATTCGTTCAACAGACCCGCTTCGCGCAGGTGAAGCATGACTTCCGGCACGCCGCCGGCCAGGAAGGCGGTCACCGTGGGATAGCCCGTCGGACCGTTCGGCAGCACGTCCACCAGCCGGGGCGTCTGCCGGTTGATCCTTGCCCAGTCCTCGATCCCGGGGCGACGCAGTCGTGCGGCATGGGCGACCGCGGGGATGTGCAGCAGCAGGTTGGTCGAGCCTCCGAAGGCGGCGTGGACCGTCATGGCGTTCTCGAGCGCTTCTTCGGTCAGGATCTTCCGAACGGACAATCCCTCGGCGTCCAGCCGCATCAGCGCGCGGGCCGACCGCTTTGCCATATCGGTCCAGATGGGCTGCCCCGATGGCGCCAGCGCGCTGTGGGGCAGGGAAAGGCCGAAGGCTTCGCCCACGACCTGCGAAGTGGCCGCCGTACCGAGGAACTGGCAGCCGCCGCCCGGCGACGCGCAGGTCCGGCAGCCCATGTCCGCCGCGTATTCCAGCGTGATCTCACCGTGGGCGTACCGGGCGCCGATGGATTGGATCTTGCCGGCGTCTTCACCCTCCTCGGGCGGCAACGTGACACCGCCCGGCACCAGCACGCAGGGCAGGTCGTGGGTCGCCGCCAGCGCGATCATCATGGCGGGCAGCCCCTTGTCGCAGGTTGCCACGCCGATCACGCCACGGCGCGTCGGCAACGACCGGATCAGCCGCCGGAAGACCATGGCCGCGTCGTTGCGGTAAG
This DNA window, taken from Gemmatimonadota bacterium, encodes the following:
- the ispG gene encoding (E)-4-hydroxy-3-methylbut-2-enyl-diphosphate synthase, producing the protein MEMTYPRRQTREVRVGNVTVGGAHPIAVQSMITENTRDVAACVDAIVRLHELGCEIVRVTTPTLADAHSLREIKHTLDLRGVNVPLVADVHHQGTRIAEEVARSVDKVRINPGLFVFQRLVDTIEYTQEEFEAARRKVEEDLAPVIEVCRERDIAMRIGVNHGSLSDRMTVTYGDTPLGMVESALEFIRVCEARDYRNLIVSLKASRVPVMIQANRLMASRMDEEGMDYPLHLGVTEAGDGEYARIKSTSGIGTLLAEGLGDTIRVSLAEDPANEIPVCYDILQSLGLRRTKVEFIACPSCGRTKFNLENVLAEVKAATDHLAGLDIAVMGCIVNGPGEMADADYGYVGRANGIISLYRGRECVKMSVPQEQGVHELVDLIKSDGRWVDP
- a CDS encoding citrate synthase; amino-acid sequence: MPDTLTVIDNRTGKKYEIPIQYGTYPRYGAAIPTTVFRQIKVSEDDFGLLGYDPAFTNTASCRSSITHIDGEKGILRYRGYPIEDLAVQSSFLEVAFLIVHGMLPTRTELDEWSYDITHHAIVHENIKKFMDGFRYDAHPMGILISTVAALSTFYPEAKQIRDAAIRNEQIHRLIAKIPTIAAFAYRHSQGFPYTYPDNGLGYCGNFLSMMYKMTEKYTPDPVLEKALDVVFILHVDHEQNCSANAMRSVGSSLPDPYVSVAAAAAGLYGPLHGGANEQVLHMLQEIGHISRVPAYIKKVKQGDIRLMGFGHRVYKNYDPRAKILKEMTHRVLGVTEKNTLLDVAVELERIALEDDYFVNRQLYPNVDFYSGLIYQAMGFPLEMFPVLFAIPRTVGWLAQWAEMLDDPEQKIARPRQIYTGDDVCQYVPIEDR
- a CDS encoding amidohydrolase family protein; this translates as MVRPGQGLRHTGHGPVRIQYRFPARLHRGRRVPGHAGSAFRNGNRGPRGRAAVRILGVQCGFFRELPKGHGKERGLIVDTHTHFYDPTRPQGVPWPDPGDAFLYRRIMPEDFKGEARSEGVTGTVVVEASAWVEDNRWILDLAEEDPFLLGLVGHLEPPDEDFESDLDRFAAHDLFYGIRLGKVPVEDPAYLKALDQLAAHDLTLDLLVGKEWLAGVTACADRFPGLRIVLNHLAHVPVTGGRPDEEWIAGITSAAAYPNVFCKISGMVELARDDPTPEDPAYYKPVLDVLWNAFGESRLLYASNWPVSWRFASYRQVQALAMACFEPRGSEALEKIMGKNSREAYRWVPRS
- a CDS encoding cysteine hydrolase, producing MRSSSDCSKMAGPGTRNRHNQRRRQAKMADNPAVLDLNVRYFQDSTPADVPCREEHFIRREFRMSLPVEQTALVLVDLWNTHFIDSWIERAARVTREAIVPAIEMSRKAGLPVIHAPSPEVARQFPQSTRNPAAPAPPRGGADWPPPEFRSREGVYQAYQGPRSQPPGIGLHWDPISDGLTVSPAVEIRDEDVVITTGAELHEVLAERNVLHLIYAGFATNWCVLGRDYGIRAMARYGYNIVFLRDCTAGVEFPDTLDQLFVTEIAVREVEQQFGFSASNADFFESCRKVTERNAD
- a CDS encoding YjhG/YagF family D-xylonate dehydratase; the protein is MKPPSLLSFEAVVGQSDPGIFDIQSSAPGPEGSLPLTGDMLRDSPSGDLFGLSQNVGMGWNPKALKRREYLILSTQGGIRASDGTPVALGYHTGHWEVGLLMQAAAEELTALGGIPFGGYCTDPCDGRTQGTPGMMDSLPYRNDAAMVFRRLIRSLPTRRGVIGVATCDKGLPAMMIALAATHDLPCVLVPGGVTLPPEEGEDAGKIQSIGARYAHGEITLEYAADMGCRTCASPGGGCQFLGTAATSQVVGEAFGLSLPHSALAPSGQPIWTDMAKRSARALMRLDAEGLSVRKILTEEALENAMTVHAAFGGSTNLLLHIPAVAHAARLRRPGIEDWARINRQTPRLVDVLPNGPTGYPTVTAFLAGGVPEVMLHLREAGLLNESVLTAAGTTLGEVLDWWQASDRRRLVRERLKKVDGIDPDDVIMSPDRARSRGLTSTVTFPVGNLAPEGSVIKSTAIDPDVVDPDGVFRKTGPARVFTRERDAIAAIKSRNEDRVKPGDVLVLICRGPMGAGMEETYQITAALRHLSFGKHVAVVTDARFSGISTGACIGHVGPEALAGGPIGKLIDGDLVEIVIDRNKLTGSINLVGSGDRTFGVEEGSRLLAGRSPRNDLAVDPNLPDDTRLWAALQQAGGGAWGGCVYDVDEIVQRLQQDGRAGDQEPSQPKTKAGKNGR